The window TGAGCCTCCGCAAATCCACTCCACGAAGAACTCTCCGGCGCTGCCGCAATCTCCTGCGGAACATATTCGCCTAGTCCCGCGTTCACCAGCAGATGAGCCTTGACCAAATGAGGATCGCCCACCGGGACCGTCACCGCCAGCTTGGGAATCGTCTCCGGTACATACTTTTCGAGCGCAGGAACCGAAACAGCCGGTGCGTCCCCCAAGGCCACCAGCCGTTCGCGAGCCATCTGCGCGTAGAAATAGTGGGAATAAGTCCGAATCAGCGTGCGGTAGTGCGCCGCGGCCATCGCTGGCTCATGATCCTGTTGCTCGTAGAGGCGAGCCCGCCAGTAGAGCGCGCTGACCGTCTCTTTCGCTCCCGGATACAACCGGATCTGCTCTTCGAATATCTTCGCAGCCTGGTCGTAAAGCCCTTGCCGATACGACCACCATCCCGCGCGCCAATGGGCAGCCGCTGCGTTCGTGCCCTGCGGGAAACGCTCCGCCACCTCAGAATAGTACTCGACAGCGCGAGGATAGTCCTTCCGCAGCAGATACATATTCCCGCTTGAGTAAAGCGCATCCGCGAGCCACTGACTGTGCGGGAAACCCGTGCGCAGCATATCCACAGACGTCGACTGTGCCGTCAGATCGTCTCGATTGCGTGCCAGTTCCATCAGTAGATACAGCCTGCGCGCACCGTTCTCATCGTTCGTCGCCGCTAAAGCCTCCGCTTCTTCCCGCGTCAGCCGTTTCAGTTTCAGATCGCAAGCCGCTGCGGCCACGGCAAAGCCATTGCGCAACGCCGGATCAACGCCGCCTCCACGCGCGAGGGCATGATACTGCTCCGCAGCCTCCTCATAACGTCCGGCATTGTAGTAGGCATCCGCCAGGCTCCGAACCTCCGCCTCGGTCAGCGTAGATTCCATCCCAAGCGCCGTCAGACGCGTCCGCGCCGTCTGCGCTTCAAAAGCCAGAGGCCACGTCAGCAATACATGCTTGTAGACACTTCCCGCCTCAGCCGTCCGCCCTTGCGCCTGATCTACCTCACCCAGCGCAAGCTGGTATCCCGCACGGCCCGCGGACTCCGGCGCATCCTCCAGCGCTTTCCGGGCGCCGGCGAAGTCATTCAGCCCAAGCAGAATCTGCGCCTCCAGCTCCGGCACCTGAGCCAGGAAAATGCTGTCGGGATTGCGCTCCGCAAAGTCTTTCAGAAGAGCCTCCGCAGCAGCATTGTTGCCGCCGTCGTGCTCCGCCTTCGCGCCCAGGAATTCGTCATAGTCGGCCAGTGCGTCACCCGCCGCACGCGCCTGGCGCAGGTTTGCCGCCGCCTCAGAGAAGCGGTTGTCAAGCAGATAGGCGTGGCCCAGTGCCAGATACGCTGCTGCAGCCGCTTCACCAGTATGCTGATGCGCATACGCCGTCACTCCGGCAAACGCCGCAGCCGTGCGAATCGCCACCAATTGTTGCGCCATCGGCCGAAGTTCCTTCGAAGCAACGAAAGCCAGCTTCAGCTTCGCCGACCGGGCAGCCCTGTTGGCAGTGCGCCGCGCGCCGCGACCGCCCTTCCTCGCTTTGGTGCCAGCCTTCACCGAAGTCTTTGCGTGAGCAGTGGTTTTCGCCGCCGACGCTTTGGGCGCCGCCGTTTTGGACTTGGTATGCTGCTTCACCGTCGTCGCAGAATCAACCCCTAGCGCCAGGCTTCCCGGAGCAAACATGGAAGCGACCACGGAAGCGAAGATGGACACGCCCAGCACCGCCGCCAGAACGGACCTGCGGTCTTGAAGAATCTGTAAGAGCTGCCCCATATCATCACTGTAAGCGGATTTGCGGAATTTTGCGCACTCAGCTTTATTCGCGAACCACTCCCGTAACCTGATTGGATCTAATGACTGCGGCTTGGAGAGCGGCCTTGCCGTCCTTTACACTAGAGATTCGAAGGTGGGCTGGCGACCCCCTGAGTAGGAAAGGCAGCGGATTTTTCGCATCCAACCTGAATGGCAACCATCCAAATAGGTGAGAACGAGCAACATCCCGACTTAGCACTGGTCGCCAGTGCTCGTACGGGAGACGTTCAGGCCTTTGAAACGCTCGTCAGCAAGTACGACCGGCAAATCTTCCGCATTGCGCAACACATCACGCAAAACCGGGAAGATGCGCAGGACGTAGTACAAGACGCGTTCTTAAAGGCTTACGAGAAGCTGGATCAGTTCCAGGGCAACAGCAAGTTTTACACCTGGCTGGTCCGAATCGCGGTGAACGAATCTCTCATGCGGCTGCGCAAGCGGCGCACCGGGAAGATGGTCTCGATCGATGATGATATTGAGACTGAGGAAGGCAGCGTCCCTCGCGACCTTGCCGACTGGAGTCCCAATCCAGAGCAGAACTACGGCCAGGCAGAACTCGCCGAAATTTTGCGTAAGACTATCCAGGGATTGCCGCACGGATTCCGGATCGTGTTTGTGTTGCGTGACGTGGATGGACTTTCCACGGAAGAGACAGCCGAAACGCTGGGATTAAGCGTTCCCGCTGTGAAATCGCGGTTGTTGCGAGCGCGGCTTCAACTGCGCGAACGACTAAGCCGCTACTTCCGTAAAAAGAAGGCTGGTGAGAAGTGACCTGCACTGAGTTTCTGGCGATGCTCGACGAGCTGATTGACGACGCAGTAACACCGCAGACCCGCGCCCAATTGCAAAAGCACCTAGAGGGCTGCGAACACTGTGAAGTGACGCTCAACACCACCCGCAAGACGATAGAAATCTATCGCTCGCACGAGGTTTACGAACTTCCCAATTCGGTACGGCAGCGTCTTCATGACGCCATCATGGCTCGTTGCAAGAACGGCTGCTAGCAGAAGTAAACCATTACTGACGAGCTTAGTTCATCCTGCGCGAAGCGGAGAGATTGCTTCTTCAACAAAATCGGCTCGGACGTCGCTACATCGCCTTGCGCCACCATGCCGTTTTTTCAAAGCCCAGAAAATGCGTCTTAGCCCCACGCGACAGATAGAAATCCTGCACCTGATTTCCCTGGAACGACCCGCAATCCGGCCAGCTCTCATCCTTGTCCAGCCTAGTCGCCGTCTGATGCGGATCCACCAGGACAATTTCATTCGCGGAGCAGGCGACTACCTTTTGCGCTTTGAGACTGAATGCGGTGCCCGGCTCACCATCGACAGGAACTCGATTCGCTAGATTTGTCAGCACAACGATAAATAAAAACACTGCAGCGATCGTCAATATCTTTTTCATGAGGAGCAGTCATCGCGACTGAAATTTCCGCTGAGACGGCTACCCGCCTGCACTGCTTGTCGCAGGCTTGTCACAACAGATTGGGCACGATTCCCACTCAGTATACTCTCGACAAATTCGCCCGCAAACCGACCCCGGAGCGAGGTCGACAGGGCCTTCCCCACTCCGCCCGCGCGTAAACCCTTTGAATACAAACCTTAGTTGTTGTCTTCGCGGCGATGCAGGGTCGGCTGATCGCTAGTGTTCGAGTTGGGATCGGTCGACTGAGCAGTCGAGTCATCCTTGGAGGAGCTGGCCTTGCGCAGCGACGGCTTCTTGCCATCCTTGTTGTCCGTCAGCCTGCGCTTGTTCTCAATGCGCGCCAGCCGCGCCTTGATGTCATCGAACTCGGAGGTCGTAACCGTGTACTCATCCTTGGCGGGCAGGATATGCGCAATCTCCTGCTGCGAATGCTCAATCCGATCCGGCGTCTGCGGATGGTCGGAGAAGGTCTTTGCCACCAGTCCCGGCTTGCGCTTCTCCAGCGCCTGAACTTTTTCAAAGAAACTGATAAATGCCTGCGGATCGTACCCTGCCCGGTACATGTACTGAACACCCAGATAGTCCGCCTGCGCCTCAAACTCGCGCGAGAAGTGCAGGAAAGTGATCGGCACGCCAATCGAAGCCGCCTCGTAGATTCCGTATCCCGTCCAGCCTCCGATGAAAATCAGCGGAATCGTCCCCAGCTGCGCATAGTTGGCTCTCGTCATCTCCCGCGCCGCATGGTGCGCGCATACATGGGCCGTCTCATGCGCCATCACGCCAGCCATCTCGGCTTCCTCGTCCGCATTCAAGATCAGCCCGGAATTGACATAGAAGAAACCACCCGGCAGCGCCATCGCGTTGATCTCGTCCGAGTCGATCACCTTGATCGTGAACGGCACCTTGCAATCCGAGTTTTTGACGATATTCTGACCAATCCGATTCACATACTCCGTAATCACCGGATCAGTAATAAATTTGGTGCTCTTTTCAATCTCAGCGGCGTACTGGCGGCCCATGCGAATCTCGGAGTCCGTCGAATACCAGTTCCCCATGCCGCGACCGCCGATATCCCGGTTCCCTACCGCGCTCACATCGTCAATGCTGCCGGCCTTGATCTTCTCCATCTGGCTCCCCGGCTCAACGAGCACCACGGGAGTCGGACTGGCCGCGGCAGCCTTGGAGGAATCCTTCGCCTTGTCGCTGCCCTTCGGCGCGCCGCAAGGATTCTTGTGCGTCTCCGGATCGTCCACGCATGCTTTTGCAGACGCAGAGCTATCCGAACCAGAGTTGTCGCTGGCGGTCTTGTCACTGGCTGTTTTGTCGCTCGCCGGAGCGGAGGTCCCCGCCGAACTTCCGGAGTTCGCCGGTTGCTGCGCCCCTGTGTCGGCTGGCTGCGCAGTGCCAGTTGGTTGTGTGGTGCCGGCTGGGCTAGCCTGACCGTAGCCAGGGCTCGTAAAAGCCAGCGGCAGAGCCAGCAGAACCCCTGCCAGCGTGATCTGTGAGCGTATCTGACCCAGCGTGACCATACCAGACGCCTCCCGGCAGCCGCACCACTTCTGACTTCTGGATGCAGTTCTACCGCGTTAGACGTCAGTATGCGCTCTTTGGTGACCGAAATGCGACCGGATTTTGACACCGCACAAAATTGTTGAACCGGCGCTACGTAACCTCGCGCTGCCACCAGGCTCCGGAACTCGGCAGACCTCCTAGCCCAACACATTCGCCGCCCTTCTCGCGCAAGATCCCACCCCAGTTCAATCCTTTGGCATTGGAAGCACACCCCTTCTGCGATAAAGTGAAGGGCACGATGCAAGCCACGCAATTGCCGTGCCAGACAAGCCCTAAGCCGATCTCTGAGCCAGTCTCTGGGCCCGTCTCTGAACCAATCGATCCCCGCAGACGACGGACCATTTCCGTTCTACCCATCCTCGCGTCAATTCTCGTCCTCGTGCTCTTTTCAGCGGCCTCGTCGATCCTCGCCCAGCAGCCCTCCAGCGCCGCTTCCAGCCAGGCTTCTCAGCCGCCATTCGATCACCCACATGGCCCACCGGGCTTGCCGTTTCCCCATCCCCATCCCAACATTCGTCCGCCGAAAGGCAAAATACCCGACGCCGGAACCCCCGTAGTCTTCGACGCCGCCGGCATGGGTTCGCCACTGGTACTGGATCACAACTGGCGCCTCGGTATCGCCTCCGGCTCCGACCCGGCCAAACCCGACTTCGACGACTCAACATGGCCGACCCGCGACGCCAAAGAAGCCGTCGCCGAAGTTGACGACTCCGCAGCCGAGGACGACAGCGATCACCCGCCCGACCACGATCACGACGACCCCTCCTCGAATCACCATCCCCACGGCCATCCCTTCGCATGGTTTCGCATCCACATCCATCTACCCGTTCATCACGGGCCCCTGGTTGTCCTTGTCCGAGTACCTGTAAGCCGAAACGCCCAGGTCACATTCAACGAAACCGTCGGCATGGATATGTTTGCCAACGGAAAATTGATCGTACCCGAGGGCCCGAACGGCCCAACCCAGCAATCCTACGAGTACCAGCAGATTTCTCGAATCTATCCAATCGATATCCCGCAGGATCAGGCAAACCTCACGCTGGCGGTCCGAATCCCCTTCGTCGCCCTCGGCATGGACGCTTACACAGGATTCTTCGCGCATCGCACTTTTTATCTCGGCGAACGTGACGACCTCGTTTCTCATCTCGACCTTTGGGACCACGCCATGCTCTTCGAGCGCATCCCCGCACTCGTCGACGGCGGGCTCAAGTTCCTCATCGCCCTGTTTCTTCTCGCGCTCTTCTGGACACAGCGGGACCATCCCGAATACCTCTGGCTGGGCCTGCAAATGCTCCTGGTTGCGCCCCTCGCTTACATCGGTTTCGTGGGTAGTATGGGCCGGATCGACAAACTGTGGACGGCCGCATCCGAATTCCAACTGCTTCTCATCTCCGCCTATCTCTATTTCGAATTCCTTATCGCCTTTCTCTCCCTGCGCAGACGCTGGTACATCATCGCCATGCGCTACAGCTCCCCGCTCCTGCTCACCCTCGGACCGTTCCTGCTCTTCGTGCGCGACAGCAAAGCCGTCGCCATCGGCTTCGTGCTTTCCATCCTCTTCGCGCTCCTATGGATGCTCGCATGGGTTCTCTTCGTAGGCCTGACGCTTACCATTGCAGCTTTCAAGCGCAACTACGAGGCCGCGCTGCTGCTCCTGCCCCTGCTTCTGAGCGTCGTGGGCATGGTAGAGCTCGCATCGACCGCCGGCTCGTCAAGCTGGCTTGGAACCCCCATGCAGTCCCCTCTGACATTCCAGGCCGGTCCCGTCCCGATCCATTTCTCGGATGTTGCGGACTTCGTCGGCATCTTCGTCATCATCCTCATCATCTTTGTCCGCTTCCTCCGCATCCATCGCGAACGCGAACGCGCCTCCAGCGAACTCGCCGCCGCCCGCAGCGTGCAGGAGTTGATGATTCCCCGCGAATCTCCGCAAACACCCGGCTTCCACGTCGACACCGTCTACAAACCGGCAACCGAAGTTGGCGGCGATTTCTTCCACATCCAGGCCACAGGTGACGGAGGCCTGCTCATCGTCATCGGCGACGTAGCCGGCCACGGCCTCCAGGCCGCCATGAACGTCTCCATGCTCATGGGCGCACTGCGCCGTTCCCCCATCACCTCACCCGCCCAGATTCTCGCCGACCTCAACCAGGTTCTGGTCGGAAGCTCCAGCTTCACCACATGTGAAGCCGCCTATTTCTCCGCAGACGGAGAAGTCGTGATTGCCAGCGCCGGACATCCACCGCCATATCTGAACAGCCAGGAAATCATCCTGCCCGGCGGCCTCCCGCTCGGCGTCGTGCCCGGCATCGAATACGACGAAACCCGCCTCTACCTGCACCCCGGCGACCGCCTCCTACTCATGTCTGACGGAGTAGCAGAAGCACGCAAGCCCAACGGCGAACTCTTCGGCTTCGATCGCGTCCGCAATCTCAGCGGCCAGTCCGCCTTCTTCATCGCAGACGCCGCCAAGGAATTCGGCCAGGAAGACGACATCACCGTCCTCACCATCCGCCGCCTCGCGCAAGCCGCAGCGGCGTAAGTTCCAACATGCCAACCGATCAGGAGCTATACGACCAACTATCGTTCTACACGCTCAGTCATGGCGACCCTGCATTCCTTCATCAGCACATCGTAGACGCCTTCGCCGCGCAGCACTCCGACGAACAAACAAAGCCCATCCGCACCGTCTTCGCGCTCATCGGCCTCTACCTCTATCTGGAAAAGGGATTCACTGGCCGTCAGGTCCAGCAGATGCACACGAAACTGGCTAGGCAGCGCAAGCAATGGCCAACAATCCTGCCACCCGCGGCCACCGCGACCCTGACCGTAGCAGACGTATTAGCCGCAGCCCCCGGCTCGCAACGAGACAAGACAATTCGCGACTGGTGCATCGCCGTTTGGGAAAAATGGCAGCCGCAACGCCATCAAATCGTCGAACTGGCGAGAAAGGAACTCAACATTCAATAAGCCCACAAAAAAGCCCCACCCAAAACGGATGAAGCTCTTTTTGCTTTTGTATTTGCCCTTTGGCCGACCAAAGGGAGGCAGCCGCCCCGACGGCCAGCCCTTAGTCGTAGTATTCGAGGCCGAGGTGCGTGATCAGATCCTCGCCCATGATGTGACGCAGCGTGTTCTTCAGCTTCATCGACTGAATAAACAGATCATGCTCCGGATAGAGGTCAGGCGCCGTCTGCGGAGATTTCCAGTAGAAGCTGAGCCATTCCTGAATACCGATATTCGCCAACTGCGGCGTCCGCTGAGCCAGATCCAAAAACAGCACCAGGTCCAGAGCAATCGGAGCGGCCAGAATCGAATCG is drawn from Acidicapsa acidisoli and contains these coding sequences:
- a CDS encoding PP2C family protein-serine/threonine phosphatase, which gives rise to MQATQLPCQTSPKPISEPVSGPVSEPIDPRRRRTISVLPILASILVLVLFSAASSILAQQPSSAASSQASQPPFDHPHGPPGLPFPHPHPNIRPPKGKIPDAGTPVVFDAAGMGSPLVLDHNWRLGIASGSDPAKPDFDDSTWPTRDAKEAVAEVDDSAAEDDSDHPPDHDHDDPSSNHHPHGHPFAWFRIHIHLPVHHGPLVVLVRVPVSRNAQVTFNETVGMDMFANGKLIVPEGPNGPTQQSYEYQQISRIYPIDIPQDQANLTLAVRIPFVALGMDAYTGFFAHRTFYLGERDDLVSHLDLWDHAMLFERIPALVDGGLKFLIALFLLALFWTQRDHPEYLWLGLQMLLVAPLAYIGFVGSMGRIDKLWTAASEFQLLLISAYLYFEFLIAFLSLRRRWYIIAMRYSSPLLLTLGPFLLFVRDSKAVAIGFVLSILFALLWMLAWVLFVGLTLTIAAFKRNYEAALLLLPLLLSVVGMVELASTAGSSSWLGTPMQSPLTFQAGPVPIHFSDVADFVGIFVIILIIFVRFLRIHRERERASSELAAARSVQELMIPRESPQTPGFHVDTVYKPATEVGGDFFHIQATGDGGLLIVIGDVAGHGLQAAMNVSMLMGALRRSPITSPAQILADLNQVLVGSSSFTTCEAAYFSADGEVVIASAGHPPPYLNSQEIILPGGLPLGVVPGIEYDETRLYLHPGDRLLLMSDGVAEARKPNGELFGFDRVRNLSGQSAFFIADAAKEFGQEDDITVLTIRRLAQAAAA
- a CDS encoding sigma-70 family RNA polymerase sigma factor; this translates as MATIQIGENEQHPDLALVASARTGDVQAFETLVSKYDRQIFRIAQHITQNREDAQDVVQDAFLKAYEKLDQFQGNSKFYTWLVRIAVNESLMRLRKRRTGKMVSIDDDIETEEGSVPRDLADWSPNPEQNYGQAELAEILRKTIQGLPHGFRIVFVLRDVDGLSTEETAETLGLSVPAVKSRLLRARLQLRERLSRYFRKKKAGEK
- a CDS encoding M48 family metallopeptidase, producing the protein MVTLGQIRSQITLAGVLLALPLAFTSPGYGQASPAGTTQPTGTAQPADTGAQQPANSGSSAGTSAPASDKTASDKTASDNSGSDSSASAKACVDDPETHKNPCGAPKGSDKAKDSSKAAAASPTPVVLVEPGSQMEKIKAGSIDDVSAVGNRDIGGRGMGNWYSTDSEIRMGRQYAAEIEKSTKFITDPVITEYVNRIGQNIVKNSDCKVPFTIKVIDSDEINAMALPGGFFYVNSGLILNADEEAEMAGVMAHETAHVCAHHAAREMTRANYAQLGTIPLIFIGGWTGYGIYEAASIGVPITFLHFSREFEAQADYLGVQYMYRAGYDPQAFISFFEKVQALEKRKPGLVAKTFSDHPQTPDRIEHSQQEIAHILPAKDEYTVTTSEFDDIKARLARIENKRRLTDNKDGKKPSLRKASSSKDDSTAQSTDPNSNTSDQPTLHRREDNN
- a CDS encoding DUF5946 family protein, which translates into the protein MPTDQELYDQLSFYTLSHGDPAFLHQHIVDAFAAQHSDEQTKPIRTVFALIGLYLYLEKGFTGRQVQQMHTKLARQRKQWPTILPPAATATLTVADVLAAAPGSQRDKTIRDWCIAVWEKWQPQRHQIVELARKELNIQ
- a CDS encoding anti-sigma factor family protein → MTCTEFLAMLDELIDDAVTPQTRAQLQKHLEGCEHCEVTLNTTRKTIEIYRSHEVYELPNSVRQRLHDAIMARCKNGC
- a CDS encoding transglycosylase SLT domain-containing protein, with the translated sequence MGQLLQILQDRRSVLAAVLGVSIFASVVASMFAPGSLALGVDSATTVKQHTKSKTAAPKASAAKTTAHAKTSVKAGTKARKGGRGARRTANRAARSAKLKLAFVASKELRPMAQQLVAIRTAAAFAGVTAYAHQHTGEAAAAAYLALGHAYLLDNRFSEAAANLRQARAAGDALADYDEFLGAKAEHDGGNNAAAEALLKDFAERNPDSIFLAQVPELEAQILLGLNDFAGARKALEDAPESAGRAGYQLALGEVDQAQGRTAEAGSVYKHVLLTWPLAFEAQTARTRLTALGMESTLTEAEVRSLADAYYNAGRYEEAAEQYHALARGGGVDPALRNGFAVAAAACDLKLKRLTREEAEALAATNDENGARRLYLLMELARNRDDLTAQSTSVDMLRTGFPHSQWLADALYSSGNMYLLRKDYPRAVEYYSEVAERFPQGTNAAAAHWRAGWWSYRQGLYDQAAKIFEEQIRLYPGAKETVSALYWRARLYEQQDHEPAMAAAHYRTLIRTYSHYFYAQMARERLVALGDAPAVSVPALEKYVPETIPKLAVTVPVGDPHLVKAHLLVNAGLGEYVPQEIAAAPESSSWSGFAEAQIYSSFGDNFRAMRVLKRALPYAMSASIKSIPLAYWRILFPEVYWDTIQSESAKNGLNPYLVASLIRQESEFNPSAISHANAYGLMQLLPAVGRQMAREEGLGSIETRQLLDPVLNIRLGTRYLRQTLDRFGGVSEYALAAYNAGENRVTDWEAAGPYHGVDEFVESIPFTETREYVQAILRNEDIYRGIDQYAQSAQATQRADAGSGASPTASSTAAATQPLAGRGQAQ